Within the Chlorocebus sabaeus isolate Y175 chromosome 7, mChlSab1.0.hap1, whole genome shotgun sequence genome, the region GGGTTATTGTCAGTGATGAGGAAATAGAAGAGGCTAGGCAAAAAGCACCTTTAGAAATCACTGAATATCCATGTGTAGAAGTTAGAATAGATAAAGAGATAAAAGGAAAAGTAGAGAAAGACTCAGAGCAGCTACAGACAGTTCAAGATAAGGCAGGGAAGAAACGTGAGACTCTGGCTGTTGGCAAGAGCtctgaaaaggaagggaaagacataCCCCCAGATGAGACACAGAGTACACAGAAACAGCAAAAACCAAGCTTGGGAATAAAGAAGCCagtaagaaggaaattaaaagaaaagcagaaacaaaaagaggaagGTTTACAAGCTAGTGCAGAGAAAGCTGAACTTAAAAATGGTAGTTCAGAAGAGTCATTAGATGAAGACCCAGGTTTAGCCCCTGAACCTCTTCCCACTGTCAAGGCCACATCTCCTTTGATAGAAGAAACTCCCATTGGTTCCATAAAGGACAAAGTAAAGGCCCTTCAGAAGCGAGTGGAAGATGAACAGAAAGGTCGAAGCAAGTTGCCCATCAGAGTCAAAGGCAAGGAGGACGTGCCAAAAAAGACCACTCACAGGACACATCCAGCTGCATCACCCTCTCTGAGGTCAGAGAGACATGCGCCAGGGTCTCCCTCCTCTAAAACAGAAAGACACTCTGCTCTTTCCTCTTCTGCCAAAACTGAAAGGCACCCTCCAGTATCACCATCAAGTAAAACTGAGAAACACTCACCTGTGTCACCCTCTGCAAAAACGGAAAGACATTCACCTATGTCATCTTCGAGTAAAACTGAGAAACACTCACCTGTGTCACCCTCGACAAAAACTGAAAGGCACTCCCCTGTGTCatctacaaaaacagaaagacacCCACCCGTTTCACCTTCAGGCAAAACAGACAAACGTCCACCTGTATCGCCCTCCGGGAGAACAGAAAAACACCCGCCAGTATCGCCTGGAAGAACAGAAAAACGCTTGCCTGTTTCACCGTCCGGAAGAACGGACAAGCACCAACCTGTATCAACAGCTGGGAAAACCGAAAAGCACCTGCCTATGTCACCTTCTGGCAAAACAGAAAAGCAACCACCTGTATCCCCCACTTCAAAAACAGAGAGGATCGAAGAAACCATGTCTGTTCGGGAGCTGATGAAGGCTTTCCAGTCAGGTCAAGACCCTTCTAAACATAAAACCGGACTCTTTGAGCACAAATCAGCAAAACAAAAGCAGCCACAAGAGAAAGGTAAAGTTcggatagaaaaagaaaaggggccAATACTAACCCAGAGAGAAACTCAGAAAACAGAGAATCAGACAATCAAACGAGGCCAGAGACTCCCGGTAACGGGCACGACGGAATCCAAAAGAGGAGTTCGTGCTTCCTCTATAGGAGTTAAGAAAGAAGATACAgctggagaaaaggagaaaattctgAGTCACAAAATACCTGAACCTGTTCAGTCAGCACCTGAAGGAGAAAGCCACAGAGAGAGCGAAGTCCCCAAAGAAAAGATGGCTGATGAGCAGGGAGACATGGATCTCCAGATCAGCCCAGATAGGAAAACCTCCACTGACTTCTCTGAGGTCATTAAGCAAGAGTTGGAAGACAATGACAAATACCAACAATTTCGCCTGAGTGAGGAGACAGAAAAGGCACAGCTTCATTTAGACCAAGTACTCACTAGTCCTTTCAACACGACATTTCCACTCGACTACATGAAAGAGGAGTTCCTTCCAGCTCTGTCTTTACAAAGCGGTGCTTTAGATGGCAGTTCTGAAAGCCTAAAGAATGAGGGGGTAGCCGGTTCTCCGTGCGGCAGTCTGATGGAGGGGACCCCTCAGATTAGTTCGGAAGAAAGCTATAAGCATGAGGGCCTAGCAGAGACCCCTGAGACAAGCCCAGAAAGCCTTTCTTTCTCACCAAAGAAAAGTGAGGAGCAAATTGGGGAAACAAAGGAAAGCACCAAGATGGAAACCACCACAGAAATTCATTCAGAAAAAGAGCATCCCACAACCAAAGACATTACTGGTGGCTCTGAAGAGCGAGGTGCCACAGTCACTGAGGGCTCGGAGACCTCTACTGAGGGTTTTCAGAAAGAGGCCACTCTAGGCTCTCCCAAAGACACAAGCACTAAAAGAAAAGATGATTGCACAGGCAGCTGTAGTGTAGCATTAGCTAAAGAGACACCCACAGGACTGACTGAGGAGGCAGCCTGTGATGAAGGTCAACCTACCTTTGGTAGTTCAGCCCACAAGATACAAGCTGATAGTGAGGCTCAGGAATCCACAGCCACCTCAGATGAGACAAAGGCCTCGCCGCTGCCTGAGGCTTCTGTAAAGACAGATACAGGAACTGAATCAAAGCCTCAGGGAGTCATTAGAAGTCCCCAAGGGTTAGAACTTGCACTCCCTAGCCGAGATAGCGAAGTCCTCAGTGCTGTGGCTGATGACTCATTAGCAGTGAGCCACAAAGACTCTCTGGAAGCCAGCCCTGTGCTAGAAGATAACTCTTCACACAAAACCCCTGATTCTCTGGAGCCAAGTCCTCTGAAAGAATCCCCTTGCCGTGACTCTCTGGAAAGCAGCCCTGTTGAAccaaagatgaaggctggaattTTTCCAAGTCACTTTCCTCTTCCTGCAGCTGTTGCCAAAACAGAACTCTTGATGGAAGTAGCCTCTGTGCGGTCCCGGCTACTCCGAGACCCTGACGGCAGTGCTGAGGATGACAGTCTTGAGCAGACGTCGCTCATGGAGAGCTCAGGGAAGAGTCCCCTTTCTCCCGACACCCCCAGCTCCGAAGAAGTCAGCTATGAGGTTACACCCAAAACCTCAGATGTAAGTACACCAAAACCAGCTGTGATTCATGAATGTGCAGAGGAGGATGATTCAGAAAACGGGGAGAAAAAGAGGTTCACACCTGAAGAGGAGATGTTTAAAATGGTAACCAAAATCAAAATGTTCGATGAACTTGAACAAGAAGCAAAGCAGAAAAGGGACTAcaaaaaagaacccaaacaaGAAGAATCCTCTTCGTCCTCTGACCCAGATGCAGACTGTTCAGTAGACGTGGATGAACCGAAATGTACAGGCAGTGGGGAGGATGAAAGTGGTGTCCCTGAGTTAGTAACTTCAGAGAGCAGGAAGGTGTCTTCCTCTTCAGAAAGTGAACCTGAGTTGACACAGCTAAAAAAAGGTGCTGACTCAGGCCTCTTACCAGAACCAGTGATTCGAGTGCAACCTCCTTCACCACTTCCATCAAGCATGGACTCCAATTCCAGTCCAGAAGAAGTACAATTCCAGCCTATCATTTCCAAACAATATACTTTCAAGATGAATGAAGAGATTCAGGAAGAACCAGGTAAatcagaaggagaaaaagattCTGAATCCCATTTAGCTGAAGACAGTCACGCTGTTTCCACTGAAGCTGCAGATAATTCTTTTGATAAGCTAAACAGAGACACTGATCAGCCAGAAATCTGTGGTGGCCATGGATGTGAGGCCATGAGTCCTAGCAGCTCAGCTGCTCCTGTCTCTTCAGGTCTGCAGAGTCCAACTGATGATGATATTGATGAACAGCCAGTCATCTATAAAGAATCATTAGCTCTCCAAGGCAGTCATGAAAAAGACACAGAAGGAGAAGAGCTTGATGTTTCTAGAGCAGAATCTCCACGAGTAGATTGCCCCAGTGAAAGCTTTTCACCTTCGTCCTCTTTGCCTCATTGTTTGGTATCTGAAGGAAAAGAATTAGATGAAGACATATCCACCACATCTTCTattcaaaaaacagaaatcacaaaaaCTGATGAAACATTTGAGAACTTACCAAAGGACTGCCCCACTCAAGACTCATCCATTACTACTCAAACAGATAGATTTTCCATGGATGTTCCTGTGTCTGACCTATCTGAGACGGATGAAATCTATGATCGCCAAATAACTAGCCCTTATGAAAATGTCCCTTCCCAATCTTTTTTCTCTAGTGAAGAAAGCAAAACCCAAACAGATGCAAATCACACCACAAGTTTTCACTCTTCTGAAGTGTATTCTGTTACCATCACATCCCCTGTTGAAGACGTTGTGGTGGAAAGCTCCTCTAGTGGAACTGTTTTAAGCAAAGAATCTAATTTTGAGGGCCAGGACATGAATGTGGAATCCCAACAAGAAAGTACCTTGTGGGAAATGCAATCAGACAATGCCTCTTCATCTTTCGAGCCTACTATGTCAGCTACAACAGCAGTTGTTGGTGAACAAATAAGCAAAGTCATCATCACAAAAACTGATGTGGATTCTGATTCTTGGAGTGAAATTCGGGAAGACGATGAAGCTTTTGAGGCTCGTGTGAAAGAGGAAGAACAAAAGATATTTGGTTTGATGGTAGACAGACAATCACAGGGTACCACCCCTGACACCACTCCTGCTAGGACCCCAACTGAAGAGGGGACCCCAACAAGTGAGCAAAACCCATTTCTGTTTCAGgaaggaaaattgtttgaaatgACCCGAAGTGGTGCCATTGATATGACCAAAAGGTCCTATGCAGATGAAAGTTTTCACTTTTTCCAAATTGGTCAAGAATCCAGGGAAGAGACTCTCTCTGAAGATGTGAAAGAAGGGGCTACTGGGGCTGAGCCCCTACCGCTGGAGACATCAACTGAATCACTAGCACTTCCAGAATCAAAAGAAACAGTGGATGATGAGGCAGACTTACTTCCAGATGACCTGAGTGAGGAAGTAGAGGAAATACCTGCTTCGGATGCTCAACTTAACCCCCAAATGGGGATTTCAGCTTCCCCTGAAACACCAACAAAAGAGGCTGTTAGTGTAGGGACCAAGGACCTCCCCACCATGCAAACGGGTGATATGCCTCCTCTGTCTGGTGTAAAGCAGATATCCTGCCCTGACTCTTCTGAACCAGTTGCACAAGTCCAGTTAGATTTTTCCACAGTCACCAGGTCTGTTTATTCAGATAGGGGTGGTGATTCTCCCGATTCTTCCCCAGAAGAACAGAAATCAGTAATTGAAATTCCTACTGCACCCATGGAGAATGTGCCTTCTACTGAAAGCAAATCCAAAATTCCTGTAAGGACTATGCCCACTTCCACCCCAGCACCTCCATCTGCAGAGTATGAGAGTTCCCTTTCTGAAGATTTGCTATCCAGtgtagatgaggaaaataaggaggaTGAAGCAAAACCAAAGTCCAAACTCCCTGTCAAAGTACCCCTCCAAAGAGTTGAACAGCAACTCTCAGATCTAGACACCCCTGTCCAGGAGACAGTGGCTCCTCAGGGACAGGACATGACAAGCATCGCACCAGATAATAGAAGCAAATCTGAATCTGATGCTAGTTCTTTGGACTCAAAGACCAAATGCCCAGTAAAAACCAGAAGTTACactgagacagaaacagagagcagagagagggcAGAGGAACTTGAGTTAGAATCAGAAGAAGGGGCCACAAGACCAAAGATACTTACATCTCGATTGCCAGTTAAGAGCAGAAGCACCACATCTTCCTGCAGGGGTGGCACGAGCCCcacaaaagaaagtaaagagcATTTCTTTGACCTTTACAGAAATTCCATAGAATTCTTTGAGGAGATTAGTGATGAGGCTTCCAAGTTAGTGGATAGGCTGACACAGTCAGAGAGGGAGCAGGAACTAGTTTCAGATGATGAAAGTAGTAGTGCCCTGGAAGTATCAGTAATTGAAAATCTGCCACCTGTTGAGACCGAGCACTCAGTTCCTGAGGACATCTTTGACACAAGGCCCATTTGGGATGAGTCTATTGAGACTCTGATTGAACGCATCCCTGATGAAAATGGCCATGACCATGCTGAAGGTATTTGCCAGCCACTGGGATTCCCTGTGCTACGCATGTCATAAAATTGATatagtttttttgtatgttgttttaTTTGATGATTTGTGTCTCATTTTCTTTAAGCTTTCTGTAGTGGCTAATGTGTTTGTGTAAGCCCTTTGTGTTTTGTGCTTTCTTTGTATACTCTTGTCTAAGAAAACAATCTCAAGATTGAGTAATGAGAATGCTTAtggaaaacataaacataataaCCAGGCAGCAGTGATCTTGCCTTTCTTTAGCCTCTGCACGTAATAAGGCCATGCGAGCTTTGAGTTTTGTTGTTCTGAAGTCCCGAGCTTAGACTCAAATTAAGCACTTTTGCACATgaatatattgtattttgtttcGTAGTATGAAGACTCATTGCTTTTCTTCTTACCTttgcatactttaaaataatttgtacttACAATTTTGTAATCATTAGGAAGCCATTTGCTTGAGAAGATTTCACATAACATGAAATTCTAATTGTTGTGGATCTGTTTTTGATTCAGAAAGGTTGGATTTCAGATACCATTGGTAAATACTTTAAGCAAACAAACCTAAGGTAAAAATATGCTTTTCATTTATGTGGTAGATGAATGGAGAATGTACTCTAATTAGATGCAGCAGACAACAAAAACTCAAACTTTGCACAGTTTAAGTTGACTGTGAGGGGATGATGGCTCTTTGACTTATGAAAAAGGAAACCATAGATGGCTTTGAAAAGTAGCCTGTGTTCTTCCAATATCTCTACAATGAAGACTGCCATTCTTAAATTGAGGTTATACAAAATTTCCTATACCATGGTCTAAAATGCTGCCCATCAATCAGTGGGAGTTAAACATGAATGGGAAAATTATAGTTTATAGGAGAGAGTAGTATATAAGCTTAATAGCAAGAAGGCAGAAACTTTGCCCCAAAGATGTATATGCATACAGAtacaatatacacatataaatgcaTATGCTTTTATCCCTGTTTCTCCAAGGTCACCAGGACCAAACGCTATTTCTGGCCACACTAATCAGGATGGCCTAATCAACTCATGATCAACATCTCTTGTGAATCCCTGCTGTGTTTCCTTTCAGAAATGACCTGGAAATGATCTGTCCCTCCACAAGCAATAATAAGAGGTCCTAGCCAATTGATCCACTTCTGCATCCCATTTATGATTTCTCTGGTGTTTCGTGAACAAGTGGTGGTCTTCTTGGTGGGCAGTATTCTCtccaataatttaaaagaaaagtcataAGATTAGTAGAAATCAGCAACTTATATAATTATGTCTAGTAACTAGTCTTGATTAAAGAGATATGGAAGCAGATGGTTTTCATGATTCATATTAGATCTATTCCCCATTCCACCCCGGAAATCAGACATGCAATATGATCTGAAATGTAGTATCTAGTTTGTGCTTTCAAATATTTGGAGAAGTGACTTCCTTTCTTTGAATGAATCAGTACTGTGGTTCCTCTCCTGTCATAGACAACCTTTGGCCATTCTGTTTTTGACCTTCTCCAGATCCACAGGATGAGCAGGAACGGATCGAGGAAAGGCTGGCTTATATTGCTGATCACCTTGGCTTCAGCTGGACAGGTAAAAAGAATGAGACCCAGGTTTTCAACAAAATCTGACATAGATGCATCAGTCAAGTGTCATTCACAGCATAAAAGGTACCCCTCGCTTTCTTGAGaaagaatatatgaaaagaagaataaactaaGTACCAGAAAACCTGGGCTCTGCATCAGCTATTGGTATATATAGCCCAGGGCAGGCCTTTTATCATTTCTGAGATTTAGAATAATATAACTTTCCATTAGAAGATTTAGAGAATATACCCACCTTCAGGAACCTCCTTTGGCAGTTGTGAATATCTAAATTTGGGGGAGATtattatgtttcaaaataatttttagatgtaATTTTTACCATATTTAATGTGAGATTTAACCAGGGCTCCTTCTTTTATATACCTTATGTCAAAAATCTTCATAGTAAATAGCACTAAAATTTGCTTTGAGTAAGTGTTAAAACACACATGAATGAGATATTTCACTAATATTTTTGAGAGATGAGAGTGTTTATTGTAgaatttttatgttaataatttattaaggaaaagtTAATTCTAAAATCAATATACTTTATTTACACATTATGATTTGTAGGTTTTAAAAACTATACACTTTCATCTACCTGTGACTTAACCTATTAAAACAAGATTGTCAGTGTGGCTTTtttgttttagtcttttttttttttaatatcacttGTGACTACTTCAAAGAGACAaacattgtaaaataatattcttcTCCTTTACATTTCTTAGATTTGGTGACGAATAGGAGCCCATAATACTCATAAAGATAACTGATAATTTAGAGTACATGACTGAAAACAGAAGTGGCCACTTTCTCACTTTTAATAATCTTAAAGTAATTCTTACATACTGATCAGACTTAACTAATTTGGGGATTTAGGGGAGAAAATGATACCAAACTATCCCTGATTGACTTACTAGATAACattcagaattatttattttgctctttaaatATCTTTGTATACATACCTACATAGTAAAtgcaatatgtatatatttggtaAAAATTCACATCCTACCACTATATAGAATgacataaaatgaaaagtaaatatgaCTCTCACACCTACGTCTGTCTTCTAGCCATGTGCCTCAGAAATAACTGCTAATACCTTCTCATGCTTTTAGAAAAAGTATACAGTGCTTATATTTATGcctattatttaaaagtaagaaaagttttactgaataatattcctcaTAAATAGTGttaacatatacatatgtatttcattcttttaagtgGGTATTTAATTCCACTATATGGAGGTTCCATAATGTTATCAATGGCCTCTGTTGATGGGCTTTAGGTGGTTTCCTGGTGATGGCAGTAAATATTCTTGTGCTTTGGTATATTTTTGTGAGTATATCTATAGGGCAtattagaagtagaattgctgggaaaaagatacatatatttttaattttgaaagatattgTCAAATTGCTTTCAAAAGAGGTCACCCCAtttacacacccacacacacacacacacaccccataatGTATAAGCATCCATATGtaatggtttttttgtttattttgtttgttttgttttgttttattttattgagacaggatcatgctctgttgcctaggccagagtgtagtggcacaatcatagctcactgtaacctcaaactcgcaggctcaagtgatcctcctggcccagcctcctgagtagctagaacctCAGGCAaacactaccatacccagctaattttttaaaattattttttgtagaaacggggtctcactgtattgcccaggctagtcttgagcttctggcctcaagcaatccctaccacctcagcctcctaaagttctaggattacaggcacgagctactgGGCCTACCCAACCTATATGGAATGTTAATAGTAGAATTCAAAGGAAAACTTTGTGTCTTCTTCCCTGGATCAGTTAATGCTTCCTCGACCTCTTATTCACCTGACATGAAGTCAAAGACAGGCATTTATCCAACCACCATAATATAGCTACAGCTAGTATTTATCAAAGTATCCAGAAACAGGATTTATAATACTCAAAAACATCACTTATGTTAATTAAAgggagaaatgttttctttctctttttatcagtcatttattttccattatcTTGCTTAAAAGCATAAGCAAGTATTAATGATCTCGTTTGCATTTTGAAATCAAATGGGCCTGAATTATGCATATCTTATCATCACTGCCTCATACTTATTTTCACTATGCAGTGATcaattctatacccagttttagggaaaaaaatccacaattaGTACTAGAAGAACAAAGGCACATAAGAGTCACTTctaatatgtagaaattaaagaACCCAAATACTCACACCACAATATAAAGAACACATCATTTACAAAATCACAAAACAAGGTGTAGAGACTGAAACCTTGAAGTTACTGTGTTTACAAAGTAGTATTTTATCTTCTAGAATTAGCAAGAGAACTGGATTTCACTGAGGAGCAAATTCATCAAATTCGAATTGAAAATCCCAACTCTCTTCAAGACCAGAGTCATGCATTGTTGAAGTACTGGCTAGAGAGGGATGGGAAACACGCTACAGGTAAGTGGGGAACTATATGTGTATTGGGCTAAAGTTGGACATGTCTTGCTCAACAACCGCATCTTGCAAATTCagtaaaacagtaaagaagcaaATGCCATTAATCCACAGTACAGCAGGTCCTTGAGTAATATCATTTTGTTCAATGTCATCCCCTTATAACGTTgatgagaaaaaagaattaattccCAGCAAGGCCACTGTCTGTGCATAGTTTATGTATCCTCCCCATGTCCATGTGGCTTTTTCCCCAGTactccagtttcctcccacatctcAAAGATGTGTATATCAGTTTCACTGGTATTTCTACATTATCCCAGTCTgcgtgagtgtgggtgtgtgtgagtgcccCCTGCAATGGGATGGCATCATCTCCCAGGTTGATTCCCATGCAAAGTGCTCTGAGCTGCTGGGTTAAGTTCCAGCCACTTGAGACCCTGAACTGAATAAGGGGAT harbors:
- the ANK2 gene encoding ankyrin-2 isoform X10, yielding MASPTSPAPEGGASTPPNPPRIRQSDSNASFLRAARAGNLDKVVEYLKGGIDINTCNQNGLNALHLAAKEGHVGLVQELLGRGSSVDSATKKGNTALHIASLAGQAEVVKVLVKEGANINAQSQNGFTPLYMAAQENHIDVVKYLLENGANQSTATEDGFTPLAVALQQGHNQAVAILLENDTKGKVRLPALHIAARKDDTKSAALLLQNDHNADVQSKMMVNRTTESGFTPLHIAAHYGNVNVATLLLNRGAAVDFTARNGITPLHVASKRGNTNMVKLLLDRGGQIDAKTRDGLTPLHCAARSGHDQVVELLLERGAPLLARTKNGLSPLHMAAQGDHVECVKHLLQHKAPVDDVTLDYLTALHVAAHCGHYRVTKLLLDKRANPNARALNGFTPLHIACKKNRIKVMELLVKYGASIQAITESGLTPIHVAAFMGHLNIVLLLLQNGASPDVTNIRGETALHMAARAGQVEVVRCLLRNGALVDARAREEQTPLHIASRLGKTEIVQLLLQHMAHPDAATTNGYTPLHISAREGQVDVASVLLEAGAAHSLATKKGFTPLHVAAKYGSLDVAKLLLQRRAAADSAGKNGLTPLHVAAHYDNQKVALLLLEKGASPHATAKNGYTPLHIAAKKNQMQIASTLLNYGAETNIVTKQGVTPLHLASQEGHTDMVTLLLDKGANIHMSTKSGLTSLHLAAQEDKVNVADILTKHGADQDAHTKLGYTPLIVACHYGNVKMVNFLLKQGANVNAKTKNGYTPLHQAAQQGHTHIINVLLQHGAKPNATTANGNTALAIAKRLGYISVVDTLKVVTEEVTTTTTTITEKHKLNVPETMTEVLDVSDEEGDDTMTGDGGEYLRPEDLKELGDDSLPSSQFLDGMNYLRYSLEGGRSDSLRSFSSDRSHTLSHASYLRDSAVMDDSVVIPSHQVSTLAKEAERNSYRLSWGTENLDNVALSSSPIHSGRASPCLDRDNSSFLVSFMVDARGGAMRGCRHNGLRIIIPPRKCTAPTRVTCRLVKRHRLATMPPMVEGEGLASRLIEVGPSGAQFLGKLHLPTAPPPLNEGESLVSRILQLGPPGTKFLGPVIVEIPHFAALRGKERELVVLRSENGDSWKEHFCDYTEDELNEILNGMDEVLDSPEDLEKKRICRIITRDFPQYFAVVSRIKQDSNLIGPEGGVLSSTVVPQVQAVFPEGALTKRIRVGLQAQPMHTELVKKILGNKATFSPIVTLEPRRRKFHKPITMTIPVPKASSDVMLNGFGGDAPTLRLLCSITGGTTPAQWEDITGTTPLTFVNECVSFTTNVSARFWLIDCRQIQESVTFASQVYREIICVPYMAKFVVFAKSHDPIEARLRCFCMTDDKVDKTLEQQENFAEVARSRDVEVLEGKPIYVDCFGNLVPLTKSGQHHIFSFFAFKENRLPLFVKVRDTTQEPCGRLSFMKEPKSTRGLVHQAICNLNITLPIYTKESESDQEQEEEIDMTSEKNDETESTETSVLKSHLVNEVPVLASPDLLSEVSEMKQDLIKMTAILTTDVSDKAGSIKVKELVKAAEEEPGEPFEIVERVKEDLEKVNEILRSGTCTRDEGSVQSSRSERRLVEEEWVIVSDEEIEEARQKAPLEITEYPCVEVRIDKEIKGKVEKDSEQLQTVQDKAGKKRETLAVGKSSEKEGKDIPPDETQSTQKQQKPSLGIKKPVRRKLKEKQKQKEEGLQASAEKAELKNGSSEESLDEDPGLAPEPLPTVKATSPLIEETPIGSIKDKVKALQKRVEDEQKGRSKLPIRVKGKEDVPKKTTHRTHPAASPSLRSERHAPGSPSSKTERHSALSSSAKTERHPPVSPSSKTEKHSPVSPSAKTERHSPMSSSSKTEKHSPVSPSTKTERHSPVSSTKTERHPPVSPSGKTDKRPPVSPSGRTEKHPPVSPGRTEKRLPVSPSGRTDKHQPVSTAGKTEKHLPMSPSGKTEKQPPVSPTSKTERIEETMSVRELMKAFQSGQDPSKHKTGLFEHKSAKQKQPQEKGKVRIEKEKGPILTQRETQKTENQTIKRGQRLPVTGTTESKRGVRASSIGVKKEDTAGEKEKILSHKIPEPVQSAPEGESHRESEVPKEKMADEQGDMDLQISPDRKTSTDFSEVIKQELEDNDKYQQFRLSEETEKAQLHLDQVLTSPFNTTFPLDYMKEEFLPALSLQSGALDGSSESLKNEGVAGSPCGSLMEGTPQISSEESYKHEGLAETPETSPESLSFSPKKSEEQIGETKESTKMETTTEIHSEKEHPTTKDITGGSEERGATVTEGSETSTEGFQKEATLGSPKDTSTKRKDDCTGSCSVALAKETPTGLTEEAACDEGQPTFGSSAHKIQADSEAQESTATSDETKASPLPEASVKTDTGTESKPQGVIRSPQGLELALPSRDSEVLSAVADDSLAVSHKDSLEASPVLEDNSSHKTPDSLEPSPLKESPCRDSLESSPVEPKMKAGIFPSHFPLPAAVAKTELLMEVASVRSRLLRDPDGSAEDDSLEQTSLMESSGKSPLSPDTPSSEEVSYEVTPKTSDVSTPKPAVIHECAEEDDSENGEKKRFTPEEEMFKMVTKIKMFDELEQEAKQKRDYKKEPKQEESSSSSDPDADCSVDVDEPKCTGSGEDESGVPELVTSESRKVSSSSESEPELTQLKKGADSGLLPEPVIRVQPPSPLPSSMDSNSSPEEVQFQPIISKQYTFKMNEEIQEEPGKSEGEKDSESHLAEDSHAVSTEAADNSFDKLNRDTDQPEICGGHGCEAMSPSSSAAPVSSGLQSPTDDDIDEQPVIYKESLALQGSHEKDTEGEELDVSRAESPRVDCPSESFSPSSSLPHCLVSEGKELDEDISTTSSIQKTEITKTDETFENLPKDCPTQDSSITTQTDRFSMDVPVSDLSETDEIYDRQITSPYENVPSQSFFSSEESKTQTDANHTTSFHSSEVYSVTITSPVEDVVVESSSSGTVLSKESNFEGQDMNVESQQESTLWEMQSDNASSSFEPTMSATTAVVGEQISKVIITKTDVDSDSWSEIREDDEAFEARVKEEEQKIFGLMVDRQSQGTTPDTTPARTPTEEGTPTSEQNPFLFQEGKLFEMTRSGAIDMTKRSYADESFHFFQIGQESREETLSEDVKEGATGAEPLPLETSTESLALPESKETVDDEADLLPDDLSEEVEEIPASDAQLNPQMGISASPETPTKEAVSVGTKDLPTMQTGDMPPLSGVKQISCPDSSEPVAQVQLDFSTVTRSVYSDRGGDSPDSSPEEQKSVIEIPTAPMENVPSTESKSKIPVRTMPTSTPAPPSAEYESSLSEDLLSSVDEENKEDEAKPKSKLPVKVPLQRVEQQLSDLDTPVQETVAPQGQDMTSIAPDNRSKSESDASSLDSKTKCPVKTRSYTETETESRERAEELELESEEGATRPKILTSRLPVKSRSTTSSCRGGTSPTKESKEHFFDLYRNSIEFFEEISDEASKLVDRLTQSEREQELVSDDESSSALEVSVIENLPPVETEHSVPEDIFDTRPIWDESIETLIERIPDENGHDHAEDPQDEQERIEERLAYIADHLGFSWTELARELDFTEEQIHQIRIENPNSLQDQSHALLKYWLERDGKHATDTNLIECLTKINRMDIVHLMETNIEPLQERISHSYAEIEQTITLDHSEGFSVLQEELCTAQHKQKEEQAVSKESETCDHPPIVSEEDISVGYSTFQDGIPKTEGDSSATALFPQTHKEQVQQDFSGKMQDLPEESSLEYRQEYFVTTPGTEASETQKATTVPGSPSKTPEEVSTPPEEDRLYLQTPTSSERGGSPIIQEPEEPSEHREESSPRKTSLVIVESADNQPETHERLDEDAAFEKELTEELGELEASSDEEAMVTTRVVRRRVIIQGDDMPEIPPETVTEEEYIDEHGHTVVKKVTRKIIRRYVSSEGTEKEEITVQGMPQEPVNIEEGDGYSKVIKRVVLKSDTEQSEVTLCEPSILSSTSQFQAEPVEGRRVSKVVKTTVVRGERMEKHLGDSSLATDLPSAKDDFEEDNNE